The window ACGGAAATTATTATGGCCATACGTCAGAGAAACAGACCTTTTGGCATTGAAAAGCCAGGTGTTGTAAGAGGGAAAGTAGTAATAATTGAAGAGCGGTGCAAAGGGTGCGGGTTTTGCGTAGAATACTGTCCGAATGAAGTGCTTGAGCTTTCAGAAAAATTCAATGTAAAAGGATATCACCCGCCGGTTGCAAAAAATCCCGACAGCTGTGTAAACTGCGGTTTCTGCAGAATGATATGCCCGGAGTTTGCAATTTATACATTTGAAATTAAAGATGAATAAAATACAAAAAGGTGACATACTGTGAAAGCTGATCCAAAAGGAGTGTTAACAGGTTCTCATTATTTTGACGGTGATGTTGCATGCTGTGAGGGAGCTCTTGCTGCAGGATGCAGGTTTGTAGCAGGATATCCTATTACTCCGTCAACAGAGGTGGTAGAACATTTTGCAAAGAGAATTCCCCTTGTGGGGGGAGTTTTTATACAGATGGAAGACGAACTTGCATCTTCCATTGCAATACAGGGCGCTGTATGGGCAGGCAAAAAATCAATGACAGTTACATCTGGCCCCGGTTTTTCTCTTATGATGGAGCACATAGGTCTGGCAGCAA of the bacterium genome contains:
- a CDS encoding 4Fe-4S binding protein, whose protein sequence is MAIRQRNRPFGIEKPGVVRGKVVIIEERCKGCGFCVEYCPNEVLELSEKFNVKGYHPPVAKNPDSCVNCGFCRMICPEFAIYTFEIKDE